In one window of Romboutsia hominis DNA:
- a CDS encoding AI-2E family transporter, which translates to MKNKKINLSLVLTLVVTYIIIKLIDNYQYFLGILKVLFSLLTPFVIAFVLAYIFTPIVSFLENKFKIKRIFALCITYGFLLLIIGSFIFITVPILISSLADIISQVPLYAEKTQTFLIQIGDSLKNVDPNTLKSVGDKLFSAMPQISNLLIGYLGQVFSTTFSISKFIVQFVLAFIICFYIILEKEDFFSFYKKTLNVIFGQKFCNLTLDIGSTLNENIGKYFTGKIIDSAIVGLISGIGLQLIGSPYSLLFGVLMGVTNLIPYFGPVIGMTPVVLINIFYNPSIAIFSLVYLMLVQQVEIAFIEPKIVGGQLGLSPFLTILAVTIGGGFFGIPGMILSVPIMGVIKIYLNKFFDYKQNQLNI; encoded by the coding sequence TTGAAAAATAAAAAAATTAATCTAAGTCTCGTACTTACATTAGTAGTTACTTATATAATAATAAAACTTATAGATAATTATCAGTACTTCTTAGGTATTTTGAAAGTTTTATTTTCGCTTTTAACTCCATTTGTTATAGCATTTGTATTAGCATATATATTCACTCCTATTGTTAGTTTCTTAGAAAATAAATTTAAGATTAAAAGGATATTTGCTTTATGTATAACATATGGATTTTTACTTCTTATAATAGGTTCTTTCATATTCATTACAGTACCTATATTAATAAGTAGTTTAGCAGATATAATAAGTCAAGTTCCTTTATATGCTGAAAAGACTCAAACTTTTCTTATACAGATTGGTGATAGCTTAAAAAATGTTGATCCAAATACTTTAAAATCAGTAGGAGATAAACTATTTTCTGCTATGCCACAAATAAGTAATTTACTAATAGGATATTTAGGACAAGTATTTTCAACTACATTCTCGATATCTAAATTTATTGTACAATTTGTATTAGCGTTTATAATATGCTTTTACATTATTCTCGAAAAAGAAGATTTCTTTTCATTTTATAAAAAGACTCTAAACGTAATATTTGGTCAAAAGTTTTGTAATTTAACTTTAGATATTGGAAGTACCTTAAACGAAAATATAGGTAAATATTTCACAGGAAAAATAATAGATTCTGCTATAGTTGGTTTAATATCAGGTATAGGTCTTCAGCTTATTGGGTCTCCATATTCTTTATTATTTGGAGTTTTAATGGGAGTTACAAACTTAATTCCTTATTTTGGACCTGTTATTGGTATGACACCAGTCGTATTAATAAATATATTTTATAACCCTAGTATAGCAATATTTTCATTAGTATATTTAATGCTAGTTCAACAAGTTGAGATTGCCTTTATAGAACCTAAAATAGTCGGTGGTCAGCTAGGGCTTAGTCCATTTTTAACTATACTTGCTGTAACAATTGGTGGCGGTTTTTTTGGTATACCAGGTATGATTTTATCAGTTCCTATAATGGGTGTTATAAAGATATATCTTAATAAATTTTTTGATTATAAACAAAATCAACTAAATATATAA
- the cspBA gene encoding bifunctional germination protease/germinant receptor pseudoprotease CspBA — translation MEFEVIVRYNGDISFMQQELGVFVEILEYNYAIITADSAEKIDALLNYPQIVFIEKPFILTTQDVQSFSRTGITRFKNLNNLSGKGTIIGIIDSGIDYNLDVFKDNQGNSKILYYWDQSIQGNPPEGFRNGTLYTNEDINSAIRGEKIIPVSATSAHGTHVAGICAQIANEAKLIVVRVGNRSTDVFSRSTEFMRAIKFVLNKALELLMPIVINISYGSNEGSHRGLSLFEQYIDDMCSFWKNNIVVAAGNNADKGGHRNINIKQDREVEVEFVVGDSEKILNINIWPDFIDNFSVRLVSPSNAKTQEISLTSGEIRNIIGATRIKGYFYPIAPYSLIRRVTLQMTSNTFINAGIWKLVFTPIDVVVGNVNIYLPTSEGISKDTRFLGADKNLTVTVPGTASKVITVGSFNSRTDNVSVFSGEGDIERNVIKPDLLAPGEDILSVLPGGSLGALTGTSMATPHVTGSAALLMEWGIVNRNDLFFYGQKLRAFLIKEARRNPVYRYPNNSMGYGLFDLSNVDLSSMSQMNNEYDFLYRSNKKKAKKLRRLEIPDDIKTYIQIFHGPGFEEELKKTNLDYKFYPISDKNGILMIPVGEQNKISTIKRLSSYKTSEPIITMNSLGTITRGIENGVVATEEIGANFFKDNININLTGKGVLIAIIDSGIDYLHEDFIYPDRTSKILYLWDQTKDGRPPNEFYIGTEYTREEINKAILENDKSLSVDEEGTGTMLSGICAGLGNIDKRYEGVAPDAELIIVKLKKIDGNYNNALVEAAMDYAYKKAAEAKMPLVINISLGSNDVVGATQRILADTPLFSRGVCLVSAAGNEGNTRTHATGVINFKGDEQDIELELAEDEEFLDINLWINKPDKASVAVISPSGEVSKFIEVANFNEVTGKFDLEGTWYAITYIYPTSFSGQQKTIIRLKDVTKGVWKIRLRGEYISNGIYNIYLPNRALIKPGTQFRASSPNNTINYPSTYSDVISVGAYNIINNSLWPSTSRGPTINGLLRPDIVAPGVNIISTYPDNKYATITGTAASAAYVSGAASFYLQYTLVEGYYKQKSLTTMIRTFLQAGAKRNKEIIYPNESYGYGELDIIGMFNQLK, via the coding sequence ATCGAATTTGAAGTAATTGTCAGATATAATGGAGATATTTCGTTTATGCAACAAGAATTAGGAGTATTCGTAGAAATTTTAGAATATAACTACGCCATAATAACAGCTGATAGTGCAGAAAAAATTGATGCGCTACTTAATTATCCTCAAATAGTATTTATAGAAAAACCATTTATATTAACCACTCAAGATGTACAAAGTTTTTCGAGGACTGGAATAACTAGGTTTAAAAATTTAAATAATCTAAGTGGAAAAGGAACAATAATAGGTATCATTGATTCGGGGATAGATTACAATTTAGATGTATTTAAAGATAATCAGGGAAATTCAAAAATACTTTATTATTGGGACCAATCAATACAGGGAAACCCTCCAGAAGGATTTAGAAATGGTACTCTTTATACAAATGAAGATATAAATAGTGCAATAAGAGGAGAAAAGATAATACCGGTATCTGCAACTAGTGCCCATGGAACTCATGTAGCAGGGATATGCGCTCAAATTGCAAATGAAGCTAAATTAATAGTTGTAAGAGTTGGAAATAGATCAACTGATGTTTTTTCTAGAAGTACAGAGTTTATGAGGGCTATAAAATTTGTATTAAATAAAGCATTAGAACTATTAATGCCAATTGTTATAAATATAAGCTATGGTAGTAATGAAGGATCTCATAGAGGATTATCGTTATTTGAACAATATATAGATGATATGTGTTCATTTTGGAAGAATAATATAGTTGTTGCAGCTGGAAATAATGCAGACAAAGGCGGACATAGAAATATAAACATAAAGCAAGATAGAGAAGTTGAAGTTGAATTTGTAGTAGGTGATTCAGAAAAGATACTAAATATAAATATATGGCCTGACTTTATTGATAATTTTAGTGTTAGGTTGGTAAGTCCATCTAACGCTAAAACGCAAGAAATATCATTAACATCAGGAGAAATAAGAAATATAATAGGTGCAACTAGAATAAAAGGATACTTTTACCCTATAGCACCATATTCTCTTATAAGAAGGGTTACTCTTCAAATGACATCGAATACATTTATAAATGCGGGAATATGGAAATTGGTATTTACGCCTATAGATGTAGTCGTAGGAAATGTAAATATATACCTACCAACGTCAGAGGGAATAAGCAAAGATACTAGATTTTTAGGTGCAGATAAAAATTTGACTGTAACTGTTCCAGGAACTGCAAGTAAGGTAATAACTGTTGGAAGTTTTAACTCAAGAACTGACAATGTATCTGTATTCTCAGGAGAAGGGGATATAGAAAGAAATGTAATTAAGCCAGACTTACTAGCTCCAGGAGAAGATATACTATCAGTATTACCAGGTGGGAGTTTAGGTGCCTTAACAGGAACGAGTATGGCTACTCCACATGTGACTGGCTCGGCAGCGCTCTTAATGGAATGGGGAATTGTAAATAGAAATGATTTATTTTTTTATGGTCAAAAGTTAAGAGCATTTCTTATAAAGGAAGCTAGAAGAAACCCTGTATATAGATACCCAAATAACTCTATGGGATACGGCCTTTTTGATTTATCAAATGTAGATTTGAGTAGTATGTCTCAAATGAATAATGAATACGATTTTTTATATAGAAGTAATAAAAAAAAAGCGAAAAAGCTTAGAAGACTAGAAATTCCAGACGATATAAAAACATATATTCAAATTTTTCATGGACCTGGATTTGAAGAAGAATTAAAAAAAACAAATTTAGATTATAAGTTTTATCCTATAAGTGATAAAAATGGAATATTAATGATACCTGTAGGAGAACAAAATAAGATTAGTACAATAAAACGTTTAAGCTCTTATAAAACCTCAGAACCTATAATAACAATGAACTCACTAGGAACTATAACTAGAGGGATAGAGAACGGAGTTGTAGCCACAGAGGAAATTGGTGCAAATTTTTTTAAAGATAATATAAATATAAATTTAACCGGTAAAGGTGTATTAATAGCTATAATCGATTCTGGAATAGATTACTTACATGAAGATTTTATATATCCAGACAGAACATCTAAAATATTATATTTATGGGATCAAACTAAAGATGGTAGACCACCAAATGAGTTTTATATAGGTACAGAATATACAAGAGAAGAAATAAATAAAGCAATTTTAGAAAATGATAAGTCTTTGTCAGTAGATGAAGAGGGAACAGGTACAATGTTAAGTGGTATATGTGCAGGACTTGGAAATATAGATAAACGATATGAAGGTGTAGCTCCAGATGCAGAGTTGATAATCGTAAAACTAAAAAAAATTGATGGAAATTATAATAATGCACTTGTAGAAGCTGCGATGGATTATGCCTATAAAAAAGCAGCAGAAGCGAAAATGCCTTTGGTAATAAATATATCTTTAGGAAGTAATGACGTAGTAGGAGCTACACAGAGGATATTAGCAGATACACCATTATTTAGTAGAGGGGTATGTCTTGTATCTGCGGCTGGAAATGAAGGTAATACTAGAACTCATGCTACAGGAGTGATTAATTTTAAGGGAGATGAGCAAGATATAGAATTGGAACTTGCTGAAGATGAAGAATTTCTTGATATTAATTTATGGATAAATAAGCCAGATAAAGCAAGTGTGGCAGTAATATCACCAAGTGGAGAAGTAAGTAAGTTCATTGAAGTTGCAAATTTTAATGAGGTAACGGGAAAATTTGACCTTGAAGGTACATGGTATGCAATAACTTATATATATCCAACATCGTTTTCAGGGCAACAAAAAACTATAATAAGACTAAAGGATGTGACAAAAGGTGTATGGAAGATTAGATTAAGAGGAGAATACATAAGTAATGGAATCTATAATATATATTTACCAAATAGAGCACTTATAAAACCAGGAACTCAGTTTAGAGCATCAAGTCCAAATAATACTATAAACTATCCTTCTACTTATAGTGATGTTATATCAGTAGGAGCATATAACATAATAAATAATAGCTTATGGCCATCTACTTCGAGAGGACCAACTATAAATGGTTTGTTAAGACCAGACATAGTAGCACCAGGGGTAAACATAATATCAACATACCCAGATAATAAGTATGCCACTATAACGGGAACTGCAGCATCAGCTGCGTATGTATCTGGAGCTGCAAGTTTTTACTTACAATACACATTAGTAGAAGGTTATTATAAACAAAAATCACTTACAACAATGATAAGAACTTTTCTTCAGGCAGGTGCAAAAAGAAATAAGGAAATAATTTATCCAAATGAAAGTTATGGATATGGAGAGTTAGATATAATTGGAATGTTTAATCAATTAAAATAA